In the bacterium genome, GTTCGTTTGAGCGTAAACGGGCGCGGTTATCATCGCCGCTATGATCCATAATAATCTTTTTTTCATACATCACTTTGCCGGTATTATGGGTTGTTATGCATTGTTGGGATTCATTCGAAGCTGGATTGCGTGCAATTTTTTTCCGGTACGATACCCGTGAATTCCCATAGCCGGTCCGATCATCCAATACGTTAAGCCGGCCCAATTGGCCATAGCGGAGCCGCCGTATAAAAGTAAAGAGGTTGAAAAAAGCGCAATACCGATATTGATGATATATGAACGCCGTTCGGAACGGGCAATGAAAATCTCTGCTTCATTAAGTTCAAATCGCGCGCGAAGACGGTACGCATGGTGGTACAGCAAGGCATAGATACCGCACACGGCGATGTATCCTGCATTGTAGATGTACATCATGTCGTCGCCTTGACCCGCCGCGATCGGCGGTTGTTCATAAGCAACACCCAACATCATATTGACGACGAGGGTCATGACAAATTTGAGCGGATAAACAAAGAATAACACTACAAAAAGGAGCGCGGCATTCCAAACAATTGTAAAACGGTCTTGTAAACCGAAACGTCTGAAAAATTTATAATGCCAATACCATAACATCACCAAGATCGTAAAACACGTGGCAAATGCCGGGAAACCGCGCATGGTTTCCAAAAGCTGGGAAAGGTTTTTGGGTACTTCAAGTGAAACGACCAGCAAAGTCATTGCAAAAGCAAATACCGCATCGCTGAAAGCTTCCACACGGGTGACTTCATGCCCGCGCCAGCGAAAATGAGGGTCAAGCGCTTGATTACTCAGCATAACGACCTCGCTAATTTCGAAGTTAGTCTGGAAAAAGAAGAAACGTTAAAGATTGTTTTGCATTACGGCAGTTTTTCGCGCCATACGGAGTACGGATTCTTCTGTTGTATAATCGGCAATGCGATTCAACGCAATCCAAGCTAAATCTTTGGACTCGGAAGAAATGCGCAGCGGTATGGCATCATCTATTTCGATCAGAAACCGCACGTCGTAATGAAGATGCGCCGCGTCCGATTTGTGCGGCGGAATTTCGTGAATATCCAAATCAAAGGGCATATCGGACAAAAGCGTTGTCGCTTCGACACCGGATTCTTCCTGCGCTTCGCGCAAGGCCACGCGATCTACATGGGGATCGCCATCCGCATGCCCGCCTAATTGCAGCCATCGGTTGAGTTTGCCGTGATGCGTCAGTAAAACTTTATCGCGCGAGGGGTTGACGATCCATGCGCTGCCGGTAATGTGCCCGATGGACAGATAACGTTCAAAACAATCGGGGTATGTGTGGACAAAATTCAACATACGATCGCGCATCGCCGATTCGTGCGGATCGCTCGGATGGTATGCGTTTAATCGGGAGATCAACCAGTTGCGATGCATGGCTTAAGAGACGTTGCGCGGATCAACGGGCAGATACACAGTAAATGTAGAGCCCATACCGGGAGCCGATTCTACTTCGATGCGGCCATGGTGCTTTTTGATGATTTCAGCAGAGATAGATAGGCCGAAACCGGTACCTTCGCTTTCCGGTTTGGTCGTAAATCCTGGATCAAAAATCTTACCGATGATGTCTTTAGGAATACCTGCGCCATGGTCAGTGATAGCGATACGAACCGTGGTATTTTCTTGGCGGGTTTGTATGGTGACTTTGCCGTCCGCCGGTGAGGCTTGTGCCGCATTATTGATAAGATTGATCAATACTTGGGATAGCGGCCCCGGTAATCCCAGAATGTGTGATACGACACCAAAATCTTTTACAAATTCGAGGTGATGTTTGAATTTTGCTTTCAGAAGTGTGAGTGAACGTTCGATCTGCTGGTGTATATCGGTTTGAACAAATTCGGCGTCATCAAGCCGCGAAAAACCACGCAAATCTTCGACAATTTCTGTAACCAGATCACACGAGTGTTTGATCACACCGACTGCCGTTTCAAAATTCTGCAACACTTCTTCGATGTTATATCGATCCTTAACAGCCGACTTAAATTGTTCGGCTGTCTTTTGACCGGTCGTGAGTGCGTTGACTTCGATAAAAAGGTTTTTGACATCCGCCCATTCCAGCGAAATCAATTTGGTCGAATTGCTTATATTGTTTATCGGGTTGCGGATCTCGTGGGCAATGCTGCTCATGAGTTTGCCCAACATGGACATTTTTTCGGAGCGAACCAGTTGCTCCTGAGCATTTTTCAGGTTTTCGTAAGCCGTCTTGATTTCAAGATGGGCCCGTTCGAGAGCCCGGCTTTGGGCGAAGAAATCCAGGCTGCGTTTAACAATAATACGCAGATCATCGGTTTCAAATGGTTTGGTCACATACTGGAATACGCGCCCCGCATTGATGGATTCGATCAAATCTTTGACGTCGGTATAACCGGTGAGAATAATGCGGATGCAGTCGGGGTTAACGCTGATGGAGCGGTTGAGAAATTCGGTTCCGGACATGACCGGCATTCGTTGATCGGAAATTATCAGCGCGATATTGGGATTTTTCTCAAGGATTTCAAGGCCGTCTTTTCCGTTGGTGGCCGTGTGCACTTTATATTCATCACTCAAAAGACGCGATAAAACAGAAAGTACATTTTCTTCATCATCCACGACCAGGATTTCGTGATGATTCAGCATATTGCTGTCTCCGGTATCCTGCGAATGCGGAAGACGTTTGAGCGACATAGGATTGTATTGAGATGGTGGCTTGAAATTTGAAAAAAATACGTTCTGAGTGAGTTTAAATCAAGAATAATCATTTATTGTTTTTCCAGCGACGGTGAAACCAAAACCATTGTTCGGGAGCGGAACGGATTGCCGATTCGATCAACGCGGTATAATGCGATGAGAACGATGTTTCCGACGCAGAAATGGTGTCAATGGAAAACACAAATTGATCCGAAGTTTCACGTTTTCCAAGACAAAGCCAAGCCCGGCATCCCGTGCGTCGGACGAGCATTTCAGGACCGGCCGGTGCAAAACACGGTTGAG is a window encoding:
- a CDS encoding DUF1211 domain-containing protein, encoding MLSNQALDPHFRWRGHEVTRVEAFSDAVFAFAMTLLVVSLEVPKNLSQLLETMRGFPAFATCFTILVMLWYWHYKFFRRFGLQDRFTIVWNAALLFVVLFFVYPLKFVMTLVVNMMLGVAYEQPPIAAGQGDDMMYIYNAGYIAVCGIYALLYHHAYRLRARFELNEAEIFIARSERRSYIINIGIALFSTSLLLYGGSAMANWAGLTYWMIGPAMGIHGYRTGKKLHAIQLRMNPNNA
- a CDS encoding NUDIX hydrolase, whose translation is MHRNWLISRLNAYHPSDPHESAMRDRMLNFVHTYPDCFERYLSIGHITGSAWIVNPSRDKVLLTHHGKLNRWLQLGGHADGDPHVDRVALREAQEESGVEATTLLSDMPFDLDIHEIPPHKSDAAHLHYDVRFLIEIDDAIPLRISSESKDLAWIALNRIADYTTEESVLRMARKTAVMQNNL
- a CDS encoding response regulator, whose protein sequence is MLNHHEILVVDDEENVLSVLSRLLSDEYKVHTATNGKDGLEILEKNPNIALIISDQRMPVMSGTEFLNRSISVNPDCIRIILTGYTDVKDLIESINAGRVFQYVTKPFETDDLRIIVKRSLDFFAQSRALERAHLEIKTAYENLKNAQEQLVRSEKMSMLGKLMSSIAHEIRNPINNISNSTKLISLEWADVKNLFIEVNALTTGQKTAEQFKSAVKDRYNIEEVLQNFETAVGVIKHSCDLVTEIVEDLRGFSRLDDAEFVQTDIHQQIERSLTLLKAKFKHHLEFVKDFGVVSHILGLPGPLSQVLINLINNAAQASPADGKVTIQTRQENTTVRIAITDHGAGIPKDIIGKIFDPGFTTKPESEGTGFGLSISAEIIKKHHGRIEVESAPGMGSTFTVYLPVDPRNVS